Proteins from a genomic interval of Acinonyx jubatus isolate Ajub_Pintada_27869175 chromosome B4, VMU_Ajub_asm_v1.0, whole genome shotgun sequence:
- the LOC128316464 gene encoding peptidyl-prolyl cis-trans isomerase A-like: MVNPTMFNISMDGEPLGSISFKLFADKVPKMAENFHALSIGEKGLGYKGSCFHRIIPGFMRQGGDFTCHDGTGGRSIYGGKFDDESFILKHTGPGILSTANAGPNTNGSKFFTCTAKTEWLDGKHVVSGKLKEGMNIVEAMRHFGSRNGKTSKKITTADCGQI; encoded by the coding sequence ATGGTCAACCCCACCATGTTCAACATCTCCATGGATGGTGAGCCCTTGGGCTCCATCTCCTTCAAGCTGTTTGCAGACAAAGTTCCAAAAATGGCAGAGAACTTCCATGCTCTAAGCATTGGGGAGAAAGGACTTGGTTATAAAGGTTCCTGCTTTCACAGGATTATTCCAGGATTTATGCGCCAGGGTGGTGACTTCACATGCCATGATGGCACTGGCGGCAGGTCCATCTATGGGGGGAAATTTGATGATGAGAGTTTCATCCTGAAGCACACAGGTCCTGGCATCTTGTCCACGGCAAATGCTGGACCCAACACAAACGGTTCCAAGTTTTTCACGTGCACTGCTAAGACTGAGTGGTTGGATGGCAAGCACGTGGTGTCTGGCAAGTTGAAGGAGGGCATGAACATTGTGGAAGCCATGAGGCATTTTGGGTCCAGGAATGGCAAGACCAGCAAGAAGATCACTACTGCTGACTGTGGACAAATCTAA